In Plasmodium reichenowi strain SY57 chromosome 5, whole genome shotgun sequence, the following proteins share a genomic window:
- a CDS encoding hypothetical protein (conserved Plasmodium protein, unknown function), whose amino-acid sequence MFKSNKILSVGSNEYGVMELVIPKQLFASRLKVDDKTRNIYDDFNVEEYVLEVSGKGNIEMNEKENKKDSCSYSENLKNELNNNRVEDGKDKNIDENVFNNKDDKDLYKEELYFLRMNPLHLNRWYKFLEMYEDEEEIYEQFLLIFPRCVYYWNKYAELKIKKKEYKEAYEIFRKCIDSNIYDLKLFLSFLYFTYHTSSIHEYINFLFEALKCVGSDIKSGTIWVELLYILIKIYNTNLIANNEITKLLYDPFKHTHHGNRNMNPLIPTEAEQNVYKSNIPTMNNLKISYFDHYIKDGKLRKFYQKWLHHATKYLDKVWKCYCSFEKANDNFNSALSASANGNTNASSLSIYNNQYLNSKNAFKELCIIYKEMNVDKKCKIILPINKKWKIENSILYIKWMKIINFEKTNPLKLTIPLVFKRIKYTYEQALIHLQFNSDLWFSYFQYLLLNKKFVYAIRIMREAIEVYLPFDEILKLNFAYFFEKHALINQAHYVYQLMINEVSKKQKKKFALSFLYQKDKFRKFPYTILQNTAKAKGKNKDKEQKIDVQRDMSNKVEDEIDNNLLGKKCVNFSDVSPSGFPQDDDKCAQRDSRREGQSKKRRGVKKEQGEEEKGKAMNVVEYKNRNKRIKMNDMKCGNYNDCEVNDEDGNKLGDNVEDSNKLGDNVEDGNKLGDNGITSKIGTHLSDDEIRRRFHKSDYEKIEERKKYFVKYFHIKKRKRRIFVFTHFLNFIKRNYDETIWRYYVGLILKEERCCEEIYYYCANIERRILNNEKRAMYIMNEGYKKFTSKKKFLLFYINFLLEKGYINNIRTLIFEYIHEIYKKFYNSYNENNNIIDKKIYKTKISQNEFNLFEPNYLILLKKKNKSCEKIWNILIHIEIFYGDIRNLNKIYDMKIKYDSGYNLEENKHILLDYDTLNVYNENEKKKQNVFLDNFYTDEYNQNNMTNILCKGYLENLKKNDIETLQFKTKLINSQLFGGISLKKTYSIFRVNNPNVFSNLSFYDYIIKEKKKNKINHNDDNHKILDNNNVYIKNNRESLITLKDGWNNNNNNDNNNNNNDNNYNDNNNNNNINDNNMEEPYLNKNLLNYINMNRNSTYNRYSIFSEFFCFGIKKDSCLTNIDNNPKRNNEMDEKNDDVNNIESNLKNCVNYIIRPDLKTMFVYKPFENYEFVETEKNDMDKKKRDKETINMSFKDSLYYKHNRNNKNVYDEKYKKEFVRKREYITMPNIINDFLCLLPEQNNNIKLSDNSIDYLVNSLQNLNIPKLEDFPYEPIPVKDILQIKNALNE is encoded by the coding sequence ATGTTTAAAAGTAACAAGATATTATCTGTTGGAAGTAACGAATATGGAGTTATGGAATTAGTAATTCCAAAGCAATTATTTGCTAGTCGTTTAAAAGTCGATGATAAAAcaagaaatatttatgatgaTTTTAATGTTGAGGAATATGTACTTGAAGTTAGTGGAAAGGGGAACATTGAGAtgaatgaaaaagaaaataaaaaggataGTTGTAGTTATAGTgagaatttaaaaaatgagttaaataataatagagTAGAAGATGGAaaggataaaaatatagatgaaaatgtatttaataataaagatgataaagatttatataaagaagaactttattttttacgAATGAACCCATTACATTTAAATAGATGGTATAAATTTTTAGAAATGTATGAAGATGAAGAAGAGATATATGAACagtttttattaatatttccTCGTTGTGTCTATTATTGGAATAAATATGcagaattaaaaataaaaaagaaagaatataaagaagcttatgaaatatttagaaaatgtatagattcaaatatttatgatttaaaattatttttatcttttttatattttacatatcATACATCTTCAATtcatgaatatataaatttccTATTTGAAGCTTTAAAATGTGTAGGTAGCGATATAAAATCTGGTACTATATGGGTAGaactattatatatattaataaaaatatataatacaaatttAATAGCTAATAATGAAATTACAAAATTGTTATATGACCCATTTAAACATACTCATCATGGTAATAGAAATATGAATCCTTTAATACCAACGGAAGCAGAAcaaaatgtttataaatCTAATATACCTACtatgaataatttaaaaataagtTATTTTGATCATTATATTAAAGATGGGAAGTTAAGAAAATTTTATCAAAAATGGTTACATCATGCAACCAAATATTTAGATAAAGTATGGAAATGTTATTGTTCATTTGAAAAAGCtaatgataattttaattCTGCTTTGAGTGCCAGTGCGAATGGGAATACAAATGCGAGTTctttatctatatataataatcaatatttaaattcaaaaaatgcttttaaagaattatgtattatatataaagaaatgaatgtcgataaaaaatgtaaaattattcttcccataaataaaaaatggaaaataGAAAATAGCATTCTCTATATTAAGTGgatgaaaattattaattttgaaaaaaCCAATCCATTAAAATTAACGATTCCTTTAgtttttaaaagaattaaatatacatacgAACAAGCACTTATACATTTACAATTCAATTCCGATTTATGGTTCTCTTATTTTCAGTATCTATTattgaataaaaaatttgtCTATGCCATACGTATTATGAGAGAAGCCATAGAAGTATATTTACCTTTTgatgaaatattaaaattaaattttgcttatttttttgaaaaacATGCCTTAATAAATCAAGCTCATTATGTATACCAATTAATGATAAATGAAGTTTCCAAGAAgcagaaaaaaaaattcgCCTTGTCCTTTTTGTATCAGAAGGACAAGTTTAGGAAATTCCCTTACACCATCTTGCAAAATACCGCAAAGGCTAAAGGGAAAAATAAGGATAAGGAACAGAAAATTGATGTTCAAAGGGACATGTCTAACAAAGTAGAAGATGAAATCGATAACAATTTGTTAGGAAAAAAATGTGTGAATTTCTCTGATGTATCACCAAGCGGCTTCCCACaagatgatgataaatGTGCACAGAGGGATTCAAGAAGAGAAGGTCAAAGTAAAAAGAGAAGAGGTGttaaaaaagaacaagGAGAAGAAGAAAAGGGTAAAGCGATGAATGTTgtagaatataaaaatagaaataaaaggataaaaatgaatgaCATGAAATGTGGTAATTATAACGATTGTGAGGTTAATGATGAAGATGGTAATAAATTAGGAGACAATGTTGAAGATAGTAATAAATTAGGAGACAATGTTGAAGATGGTAATAAATTAGGAGATAATGGTATAACCTCAAAAATTGGGACCCACTTAAGTGATGATGAAATAAGAAGAAGATTTCATAAAAGCgattatgaaaaaattgaagaaagaaaaaaatattttgtaaaatattttcatatcaagaaaaggaaaagacGTATTTTCGTTTTTACGCactttttaaattttattaagCGTAATTATGATGAAACCATTTGGAGATATTATGTAGgtttaatattaaaagaagaaagaTGTTGtgaagaaatatattattattgtgCTAATATTGAAAGGAGgatattaaataatgaaaagagagcaatgtatattatgaatgaaggatataaaaaatttacaaGTAAGAAAaagtttttattattttatataaattttttattagaaaaaggatatattaataatattcgAACATTAATATTTGAGTATATAcatgaaatatataaaaaattttataatagttataatgaaaataataatatcattgataagaaaatatataaaacaaaaatatcacaaaatgaatttaatttgtttgaaccaaattatttaatattattaaaaaaaaaaaataaatcatgtgaaaaaatatggaatatattaatacatatagaaatattttatggTGATATACgtaatttaaataaaatttatgatatgaaaattaaatatgatTCTGGTTATAATttagaagaaaataaacATATCTTATTAGACTATGATAcattaaatgtatataatgaaaacgaaaaaaaaaaacaaaatgtCTTTTTAGATAATTTCTATACTGATGaatataatcaaaataatatgacaaatatattatgtaaagGTTATCtagaaaatttaaaaaaaaatgatatagaAACTTTACAATTTAAAACgaaattaattaattcaCAATTATTTGGAGGAATATCTCTAAAAAAAACCTATTCCATTTTTAGAGTTAATAATCCTAATGTTTTTTCaaatttatcattttatgattatattataaaagaaaaaaaaaaaaataaaattaatcATAATGATGACaatcataaaatattggataataataatgtgtacataaaaaataatcgGGAATCGTTAATAACCCTTAAGGATGGCtggaataataataataataatgataataataataataataatgataataattataatgataataataataataataatattaatgataataatatggaagaaccatatttaaataaaaatcttttgaattatataaatatgaatagaAATTCTACATATAATAGATATTCTATCTTTTCCGAGTTTTTCTGTTTCGGTATTAAAAAGGATAGTTGTCTTACCAACATTGATAATAATCCtaaaagaaataatgagatggatgaaaaaaatgatgatgtGAATAACATAGAATCAAACTTAAAAAATTGtgtaaattatattattaggCCAGATTTAAAAACTATGTTTGTATATAAACCATTTGAAAATTATGAATTTGTAGaaacagaaaaaaatgatatggataaaaaaaaaagagataAAGAAACAATAAATATGTCTTTTAAAGACagtttatattataaacataatcgtaataataaaaatgtttatgatgaaaagtataaaaaagaatttgTACGAAAAAGAGAATATATTACTATGCccaatattattaatgatttcttatgtttattacctgaacaaaataataatattaaattgtCAGATAATTCAATAGATTATTTAGTTAATTCTTTACAAAACTTAAATATACCAAAACTTGAAGACTTCCCATATGAGCCAATACCCGTAAAGGACATTTtacaaattaaaaatgcTTTGAAcgaataa